The Pedobacter mucosus genome window below encodes:
- a CDS encoding homoserine O-acetyltransferase family protein, translating into MQNNINNSNTDSSSKNTEAIYNYPKAFKLENGKQIRNLEIAYRTYGKLNKKKDNVIWVCHALTANADVFEWWDGLFGENALFNPNDHYIICANVLGSHYGTTSPLSKNPTTGLPYYLAFPQFTIRDFVSAHQLLAIHLGIEGIKLLIGGSLGGQQAVEWSIIEPNKIENLVLIATNAAHSPWGIAFNESQRLAIATDRTFFANQPNGGSKGLKTARSIALLSYRTYSAYGNTQVESINDKSDNFRASSYQNYQGEKLINRFNAYSYYYLTKAMDSHNVGRNRKSIVDALKLIKANTLVIGIENDLLFPITEQQYLADHIDGAEFFNLHSDYGHDGFLIETDTLTNVIGNFIRESRDKKIIKLQHTA; encoded by the coding sequence ATGCAAAATAATATAAATAATAGCAACACTGATTCTTCCTCGAAGAACACAGAAGCTATTTATAACTACCCAAAAGCTTTTAAGTTAGAAAACGGTAAACAAATTCGAAATCTTGAAATTGCTTACCGAACTTATGGCAAATTAAATAAAAAGAAGGATAATGTAATTTGGGTTTGTCATGCTTTAACCGCAAATGCTGATGTTTTTGAATGGTGGGATGGACTGTTTGGAGAAAATGCATTATTTAATCCTAATGATCATTATATCATTTGCGCTAATGTTTTAGGTTCACATTATGGAACTACGAGTCCATTAAGTAAAAATCCGACAACTGGTCTACCCTATTATTTGGCTTTCCCCCAATTTACAATTCGTGATTTTGTTTCTGCACACCAACTTTTAGCAATTCATTTAGGTATTGAGGGCATCAAACTTTTAATTGGCGGCTCTTTAGGCGGACAACAAGCTGTAGAATGGTCAATTATTGAGCCTAATAAAATAGAAAATTTAGTTTTGATCGCAACGAACGCAGCTCATTCTCCTTGGGGAATTGCCTTTAATGAAAGTCAGCGTTTAGCAATCGCCACTGATCGAACTTTTTTTGCAAATCAACCAAATGGTGGCAGCAAAGGTTTAAAAACTGCTCGTAGTATTGCCCTTTTAAGTTACAGAACTTACAGTGCATATGGCAATACCCAGGTAGAAAGCATAAACGATAAATCAGACAATTTTAGGGCTTCGTCTTATCAAAATTATCAAGGCGAAAAATTAATAAATCGCTTTAATGCTTATAGTTACTACTATTTAACTAAAGCAATGGATAGTCATAATGTTGGTCGTAACCGCAAGAGTATAGTTGATGCGCTAAAACTGATTAAAGCAAATACTTTGGTTATTGGTATTGAAAATGACTTGCTTTTTCCAATTACCGAACAACAGTATTTAGCTGACCATATTGATGGAGCAGAATTTTTCAATCTACATTCTGATTACGGTCATGATGGTTTTTTGATAGAAACAGATACTTTAACGAATGTTATTGGCAATTTCATTAGGGAAAGTCGGGATAAGAAAATAATAAAACTGCAACATACTGCTTAA
- a CDS encoding homoserine dehydrogenase, with amino-acid sequence MSKNLKIGLFGFGVVGQGLLDIIQSQNLNLEIIKIAIKDPRKKRSLDKDLFTTNRDDILNNSEINTVVELINDADAAYEIVTSALKNGKNVVSANKKMIATHLKELVDLQKKYGTSLLYEGAVCGSIPIIRNLEEYYDNELLHAISGIFNGSSNYILTKIFNENQSYDSALKKAQDLGFAETDPILDVGGYDPKYKLAIATAHAYGLFINPDHILNIGIQNLSHHDIKYAREKNFKIKLVPMARKVDTKQIVTYVLPKLVGKDDFLYNVDNEYNAVTVQAAFADKQFFFGKGAGGHPTGAAVLSDIAALRYDYRYEYKKYHSENGVKHTDNILLEVYLRYADEDLISLLEFDNISERYAANEFKYVIGTLKLENLIKNRDLLLASDVFVAYTGRQIFKAEKITAQVYEKALEEIL; translated from the coding sequence ATGAGTAAGAATTTAAAAATTGGTTTATTTGGTTTTGGCGTAGTTGGACAAGGCTTATTGGATATTATCCAAAGTCAAAACCTTAATCTGGAGATTATAAAAATTGCGATCAAAGATCCAAGAAAAAAAAGAAGCCTTGATAAAGATCTATTTACAACAAATCGCGATGATATTTTAAATAATAGCGAAATAAACACCGTTGTAGAGTTAATTAACGATGCCGACGCTGCTTACGAAATTGTTACTTCTGCGTTAAAAAACGGCAAAAATGTGGTATCTGCAAATAAAAAAATGATCGCTACACACCTAAAGGAGTTGGTAGATTTGCAAAAGAAATATGGCACATCACTACTGTATGAAGGTGCTGTTTGCGGGAGTATTCCAATTATCAGAAACCTGGAAGAATATTACGATAATGAACTTTTACACGCTATAAGTGGCATTTTTAATGGTTCATCGAATTACATTCTAACAAAAATATTCAACGAAAATCAAAGTTATGATTCTGCTTTAAAGAAAGCTCAAGATTTAGGTTTTGCAGAAACTGATCCCATTTTAGATGTTGGTGGTTATGATCCAAAATATAAGTTGGCAATCGCTACAGCGCATGCATATGGCTTGTTTATTAATCCGGATCACATCCTTAATATCGGAATTCAAAACCTTTCTCACCATGACATCAAGTATGCACGTGAGAAAAATTTTAAAATTAAGTTGGTACCAATGGCACGTAAGGTTGATACCAAACAAATTGTTACTTACGTACTTCCAAAATTGGTAGGAAAAGATGACTTTTTGTATAACGTAGATAATGAATATAATGCTGTTACGGTTCAGGCTGCATTTGCCGATAAACAGTTTTTCTTTGGCAAAGGTGCTGGCGGCCATCCAACTGGTGCTGCGGTACTTTCTGACATAGCTGCTTTACGTTATGATTATCGCTATGAGTATAAAAAATACCATTCAGAAAATGGTGTGAAACATACAGATAACATTCTGTTGGAGGTTTATTTGCGTTATGCAGATGAAGATTTAATCAGCTTGCTGGAATTTGATAACATAAGTGAACGTTATGCTGCCAATGAATTTAAATACGTTATTGGTACTTTAAAACTTGAAAATTTAATTAAGAACCGCGATTTGCTGTTGGCAAGCGATGTATTTGTTGCCTATACTGGAAGGCAGATATTTAAGGCAGAAAAGATTACTGCGCAAGTTTATGAAAAAGCACTTGAAGAAATATTATAA
- a CDS encoding queuosine precursor transporter, translating to MIFSSKQIKNFLQEIISYLFLDLCSMTFKTKESRLLLVLGSFFVANAILSEFIGVKLFSVEATIGIPKFDINLLGVKNLSFNMSAGVLTWPIIFIMTDIINEYFGVKQVRFLSILTSILIAFAFFVVWGSMHLSASDFWVHQNINGEDLNMNNAFAGIFGQGMWIIVGSITAFIIGQMVDVLIFHRIKKITGEKALWLRATGSTLISQFIDSFVVIFIAFYLNPQYHYSWQMVFAIGLVGYTYKFLVAILMTPILYLVHIIIDRYLGRDLAKKLTEMAGRG from the coding sequence ATGATTTTTAGTTCAAAGCAGATTAAAAATTTTCTACAGGAAATTATTAGCTATTTATTTTTAGATTTATGCTCTATGACTTTTAAAACTAAAGAGAGCCGTTTATTACTTGTTTTGGGTAGTTTTTTTGTGGCAAATGCAATCCTATCTGAATTTATTGGTGTTAAACTTTTTAGCGTTGAAGCAACAATCGGCATACCGAAATTTGATATAAATTTATTAGGCGTAAAAAATCTTTCTTTTAATATGTCTGCCGGCGTATTAACCTGGCCTATTATTTTTATCATGACAGATATCATAAATGAATATTTTGGGGTGAAGCAAGTTCGTTTTCTTTCAATATTAACTTCCATATTAATTGCCTTCGCCTTCTTTGTGGTTTGGGGATCAATGCATTTAAGTGCTTCGGATTTCTGGGTGCATCAAAATATAAACGGCGAAGATTTAAATATGAACAATGCTTTTGCGGGTATTTTCGGTCAGGGAATGTGGATTATCGTAGGTTCCATAACGGCTTTCATCATTGGCCAAATGGTTGATGTTTTAATCTTTCATCGAATAAAAAAAATTACTGGAGAAAAAGCTTTGTGGCTTAGGGCTACTGGTTCAACTTTAATATCTCAATTTATAGATAGTTTTGTCGTAATCTTTATTGCTTTTTACCTAAATCCACAATACCACTATAGCTGGCAAATGGTTTTTGCTATAGGTTTAGTTGGCTATACCTATAAATTTTTAGTAGCAATTTTAATGACGCCAATACTTTATCTTGTTCATATTATTATTGATCGATATTTAGGAAGGGACTTGGCTAAAAAATTAACAGAAATGGCTGGTAGGGGATAG
- a CDS encoding multidrug effflux MFS transporter, whose protein sequence is MAKKQHFYLILILGSLAALGPFSIDMYLPGFLDIANDLKSTESTVALSLSSFFIGISAGQLLYGPLLDKFGRKKPLYFGLALYIVSSFLCLAVTNVDQLIVLRFVQAIGSCATAVASVAMVRDLFSVEESPKVFASLMLVIAVSPMLAPTAGGYLISALGWKYVFVFLGFMAILMLFASIFKLPESYKPDPNYSLKPKPILNNFLTVLKEPQFYTYALISSITFSGLFAYVSSSPTVFMKIYEVSKTGYGWIFAILSVAFIGFSQVNSFILRWFSSKKIVTWALVAQCIFSLLFLIFAFSNALNLYSTIGFIALFLACLGLINPNAAALSLAPFSKNAGSASALMGALQMGLGALASVMVSLSTDHSVIPMPLVMTSAAFIALFCLLIGKRFIKTEVEASADATVMTH, encoded by the coding sequence ATGGCGAAAAAACAACATTTCTACCTTATATTAATATTAGGATCATTGGCTGCCCTTGGTCCTTTTTCAATTGACATGTATTTACCTGGATTTTTAGATATTGCCAATGATTTGAAAAGCACGGAATCCACTGTAGCATTATCATTATCAAGCTTTTTTATTGGGATCTCTGCTGGTCAATTACTGTATGGCCCATTGCTCGATAAATTTGGCAGGAAAAAACCGTTATATTTTGGACTTGCGCTATACATAGTTTCCTCTTTTTTATGTTTAGCCGTCACCAATGTAGATCAATTAATTGTTCTAAGATTCGTTCAAGCGATTGGCAGTTGCGCTACCGCAGTTGCATCCGTAGCAATGGTTAGGGATTTATTTTCTGTAGAAGAAAGTCCGAAAGTATTTGCTTCTTTAATGCTGGTAATTGCAGTTTCTCCAATGCTTGCACCAACTGCTGGGGGTTATTTAATTTCTGCTTTAGGTTGGAAATATGTGTTTGTATTTTTAGGCTTTATGGCGATATTGATGCTTTTTGCATCTATTTTTAAGTTGCCAGAAAGTTATAAACCAGATCCTAATTACTCGCTAAAGCCAAAACCTATACTCAACAACTTTTTAACCGTATTAAAAGAACCTCAATTTTATACTTATGCACTGATTAGCTCCATTACCTTTTCTGGTTTGTTCGCTTATGTTTCATCATCACCAACGGTTTTTATGAAAATTTATGAAGTTAGTAAAACAGGTTATGGATGGATTTTCGCGATTTTATCAGTCGCATTTATCGGTTTTAGCCAAGTAAATAGTTTTATTTTAAGGTGGTTTAGTAGTAAAAAAATTGTAACGTGGGCATTAGTTGCACAATGTATTTTTAGTCTGCTTTTTTTGATATTCGCTTTTAGTAATGCTTTGAATCTTTACTCAACTATTGGATTTATTGCTCTTTTTTTAGCCTGTTTAGGATTAATTAATCCAAATGCTGCAGCATTATCTCTAGCGCCTTTTAGTAAAAATGCTGGTAGTGCATCAGCACTTATGGGCGCATTACAGATGGGCTTGGGCGCATTAGCTTCAGTGATGGTTAGTCTTTCTACCGATCATTCTGTAATACCAATGCCACTGGTTATGACTTCAGCAGCCTTTATCGCCTTATTCTGTTTATTGATTGGTAAAAGGTTTATTAAAACAGAAGTTGAAGCATCTGCGGATGCGACGGTGATGACGCATTAA
- a CDS encoding methionine aminotransferase, with the protein MLNIQSKLPGVNTTIFSVMSKLASEYNAINLSQGFPDYACDPNLTELVSKAMKDGYNQYAPMPGNIFLKEAIAEKVNKIYNINYNPDTEITVTAGGTQAIFTALTAIINPGDEVIIFEPAYDCYAPTVKLLGGLVKTYELSPPNYGIDWDMVKKLFSANTRMIILNSPQNPTGSILSSQDMESLIKLIRGTDILILSDEVYEHLIFDGETHLSVMRYPELRERSFVVASFGKLLHATGWKLGYCLAPEDLTKEFRKVHQFNVFSVNSPMQQAIAEYIKEPEHYNGIAAFFQEKRNYFSSLLQKSRFKLLPCKGSYFQCASYDQISNEKDTEFCIRLVKEFGVAAIPVSAFYQKNTDHKIIRFCFAKENSTLASAAEKLINV; encoded by the coding sequence ATGTTAAATATACAATCGAAACTACCGGGCGTAAACACCACTATTTTTTCTGTGATGTCTAAACTCGCATCAGAATATAACGCCATTAATTTATCGCAAGGTTTTCCAGATTATGCTTGCGATCCAAACTTAACAGAGTTGGTTAGTAAGGCCATGAAAGATGGCTATAATCAATACGCACCAATGCCAGGAAATATTTTTCTAAAGGAAGCTATTGCGGAAAAAGTAAACAAAATTTACAATATAAATTATAATCCAGATACAGAAATTACGGTTACAGCCGGCGGAACGCAAGCTATTTTTACTGCTTTAACGGCAATTATTAATCCTGGTGACGAGGTTATTATCTTTGAACCGGCATACGATTGCTACGCACCTACTGTTAAACTTTTAGGAGGCTTGGTAAAAACGTATGAGCTTTCTCCACCAAATTATGGTATCGATTGGGATATGGTAAAAAAACTGTTTTCGGCGAATACCAGAATGATAATTTTAAACTCTCCTCAAAATCCAACAGGAAGTATTTTATCAAGTCAAGATATGGAATCGCTAATTAAACTAATTCGCGGAACAGATATTTTAATATTGAGTGATGAAGTTTATGAACATTTAATATTCGATGGCGAAACACATTTAAGCGTGATGCGCTATCCTGAACTTCGAGAACGAAGTTTCGTTGTGGCATCTTTTGGTAAGCTTTTACATGCCACAGGATGGAAACTTGGCTATTGTTTAGCTCCTGAGGATTTAACCAAAGAATTTAGAAAAGTACACCAATTTAATGTTTTTAGCGTTAATAGTCCCATGCAACAAGCGATAGCAGAATATATAAAAGAGCCTGAGCATTATAACGGAATCGCTGCCTTTTTTCAAGAGAAAAGGAATTACTTTAGTAGCCTTTTGCAAAAAAGCCGCTTTAAACTATTACCTTGTAAAGGTTCGTATTTTCAATGCGCTAGTTATGATCAGATTAGCAACGAAAAGGACACAGAATTTTGTATCCGGTTAGTGAAAGAATTTGGCGTTGCAGCCATCCCAGTTTCTGCTTTTTATCAGAAAAATACAGACCATAAAATTATTCGGTTTTGTTTTGCAAAAGAAAATTCAACACTAGCCTCTGCTGCAGAAAAACTTATAAATGTTTAA
- a CDS encoding nitrilase family protein: MNEPVYAQIENLKVTVFQAYLFWENIEKNLLNLALRLSMGVREKTDLIVLPEMFNSGFSMKSETLAEEMGGKTMQWMQKMAFQYNCIVTGSIIIKENDNYYNRLIWMDQNGEYQHYDKRHLFGLGEEDENFTAGKDKLIVELKGWKIRLAICYDLRFPVWLRNVNEEYDILLLVANWPDKRSAHWKALILARSIENQSYVIAVNRVGHDGNQVYHSGHSMCMDPYGNTVYYKPEDEDLYTFSINYEELAKIRRQFPFLKDADQFSIV; the protein is encoded by the coding sequence ATGAACGAACCTGTTTACGCTCAGATAGAGAACTTGAAAGTTACTGTCTTTCAAGCTTATCTTTTTTGGGAAAACATTGAAAAAAATCTGTTAAACCTTGCCTTAAGATTATCTATGGGCGTTCGAGAAAAAACAGATTTAATTGTTTTACCAGAGATGTTTAACAGCGGTTTTAGTATGAAATCTGAAACCTTAGCTGAAGAAATGGGCGGCAAAACGATGCAATGGATGCAAAAGATGGCCTTTCAATATAATTGTATAGTTACCGGAAGCATAATAATTAAAGAAAATGATAATTATTATAATCGTTTAATTTGGATGGATCAAAATGGCGAATATCAACATTATGACAAACGCCATTTGTTCGGACTTGGAGAAGAAGATGAGAATTTTACTGCTGGAAAAGATAAATTAATTGTTGAGTTAAAGGGCTGGAAAATAAGATTAGCGATTTGCTATGATTTGCGTTTTCCGGTTTGGTTGCGAAATGTAAATGAAGAATATGATATTTTGCTTTTAGTTGCAAACTGGCCAGATAAACGTTCAGCACATTGGAAAGCTTTAATTCTTGCCAGGTCTATCGAAAATCAAAGTTATGTAATCGCAGTAAATCGTGTTGGTCATGATGGAAACCAAGTTTACCATAGCGGGCATTCCATGTGTATGGACCCTTATGGAAACACAGTATATTATAAACCTGAAGATGAGGATCTATATACTTTTAGTATCAATTATGAAGAATTAGCGAAAATAAGGCGACAGTTTCCATTTTTAAAAGATGCTGATCAATTTAGTATCGTTTAG
- a CDS encoding N(4)-(beta-N-acetylglucosaminyl)-L-asparaginase, translating into MFNRRKFLKTSVFSAGLFAVDKNKLADIIPSPKIKTANFPIVISTWDFGIAANADAWKILSKGGRALDAVEQGVWVPEADEKNQSVGYGGLPDRDGHVTLDACIMDELGNCGAVLALEHIKHPISVARKVMEKTPHVMLAGDGALQFALEQGFKKENLLTPASEKAWKEWLKTAKYSPTINIENKLYEKASPQKLPGNQYNHDTIGMLAIDDKGNISGACTTSGMAYKLHGRIGDSPIIGAGLFIDNEIGGATSTGVGEEVVRNVGSFLVVELMRQGFTPEAACKEAVMRIIKKKPETAKNIQVGFLAINKKGEYGAYAIQQGFSFAVCNAEKQDLLIKGKSYY; encoded by the coding sequence ATGTTTAACCGTCGTAAATTTTTAAAAACCTCTGTCTTTTCTGCTGGATTATTTGCTGTTGACAAAAACAAATTAGCGGACATAATCCCATCGCCAAAAATCAAAACTGCCAATTTCCCAATTGTAATTTCAACTTGGGATTTCGGGATAGCGGCAAACGCCGACGCTTGGAAGATATTATCAAAAGGCGGTAGAGCGCTTGATGCAGTAGAGCAAGGTGTGTGGGTACCAGAGGCTGACGAGAAAAATCAATCTGTCGGTTATGGTGGTTTGCCAGATCGCGATGGACACGTAACATTAGATGCTTGCATTATGGACGAACTGGGCAATTGCGGTGCTGTCTTAGCTTTGGAACACATTAAACATCCTATTTCTGTTGCCCGTAAAGTAATGGAAAAAACACCACACGTAATGCTCGCTGGCGATGGCGCACTACAATTTGCACTAGAACAGGGCTTCAAAAAAGAAAATTTACTAACACCTGCAAGCGAAAAAGCGTGGAAAGAATGGTTAAAAACAGCAAAATATTCTCCAACAATAAACATAGAAAATAAACTTTACGAGAAAGCTTCACCACAAAAACTTCCAGGAAATCAATATAATCACGATACGATTGGGATGTTGGCAATTGATGATAAAGGTAATATTTCGGGCGCTTGTACCACAAGCGGCATGGCTTATAAACTTCATGGTAGAATTGGCGACAGTCCGATTATTGGTGCAGGCTTATTTATAGACAACGAAATTGGCGGTGCAACTTCAACAGGCGTAGGCGAAGAAGTGGTTCGAAATGTTGGCTCATTTTTAGTTGTTGAATTGATGCGACAAGGATTTACACCAGAAGCAGCTTGTAAAGAAGCAGTAATGAGAATTATAAAGAAAAAGCCAGAAACAGCTAAAAATATTCAAGTCGGCTTTTTAGCAATAAATAAAAAAGGTGAATATGGCGCATATGCCATTCAGCAGGGCTTTAGTTTTGCTGTTTGCAATGCAGAAAAGCAAGATCTTCTAATTAAAGGAAAAAGCTATTATTAA